A genomic region of Nitrosomonas ureae contains the following coding sequences:
- a CDS encoding DUF3175 domain-containing protein, whose protein sequence is MPQNNLQNWSQQITESSNSLDLEPGVFTWNDPRKIALSLKHSADSSQRRKVGSFASAMAMLNFYINRAGKHLSVQQREVLEKTKHELRELYGKLPVKM, encoded by the coding sequence ATGCCCCAAAACAACCTGCAAAATTGGTCACAACAAATCACCGAATCCAGCAATTCATTGGATCTCGAACCCGGCGTGTTCACTTGGAATGATCCGCGTAAAATCGCGTTGTCTTTGAAACATTCCGCTGACAGCAGTCAGCGGCGTAAGGTTGGATCATTTGCATCGGCGATGGCGATGCTTAATTTCTATATCAATCGGGCGGGAAAGCATTTGTCCGTACAGCAAAGGGAAGTTTTGGAGAAGACTAAGCATGAGTTGCGGGAATTGTATGGAAAATTACCCGTCAAGATGTGA
- a CDS encoding carbonic anhydrase — MCKLSNPSENSNPQQNQQRRSFLKLTMASALGLGITATHQVIATSGVIKTPPQPENVLTPEAALERLMAGNDRYVAGLSTPLNFKDERAALVKGQNPYASILSCADSRVSPEFCFDEQRGDLFVARVAGNYLTTDFVATLEYAAAVLHTPLIMVLGHESCGAIKAAIDASDNSTQFPGHIQSIASALAPAVRAIDKQSKNRIDDVVRMNVIQNVKELKKQTPILSRLVAEKKLLVVGGVYNLKTGKVDMVA, encoded by the coding sequence GTGTGCAAACTATCCAACCCATCGGAAAACAGTAATCCGCAGCAAAATCAGCAACGGCGTTCATTTCTAAAGCTCACCATGGCATCCGCGCTGGGACTGGGAATCACCGCAACTCATCAGGTCATAGCCACATCAGGCGTTATTAAGACGCCACCTCAACCGGAAAATGTACTCACACCGGAAGCAGCCCTGGAAAGATTGATGGCGGGTAATGATCGTTATGTTGCCGGCCTCTCCACACCATTGAATTTTAAAGATGAGCGCGCAGCTTTGGTCAAAGGACAGAATCCTTATGCCAGTATATTAAGCTGCGCTGATTCAAGAGTGAGCCCTGAATTCTGCTTTGACGAGCAACGGGGGGATTTGTTTGTCGCCCGGGTTGCCGGAAATTATTTAACAACAGATTTTGTTGCTACACTCGAATATGCAGCGGCTGTTTTGCATACTCCACTGATCATGGTATTGGGTCATGAAAGCTGCGGTGCGATCAAAGCTGCAATTGACGCCTCAGATAACAGCACGCAATTTCCAGGGCATATTCAATCGATCGCCAGTGCCTTAGCACCGGCGGTAAGAGCGATTGACAAGCAATCGAAAAACCGCATCGATGATGTCGTCAGAATGAACGTCATACAAAATGTGAAGGAATTGAAAAAGCAAACCCCCATTCTCAGTCGATTGGTAGCGGAGAAAAAGCTTCTTGTAGTCGGTGGTGTTTACAACCTGAAAACAGGCAAGGTCGATATGGTGGCTTAA
- a CDS encoding glycosyltransferase, producing the protein MRLTVVTYGTEGDSRSLVGLCRGLLDAGHEVQFLADRSALAAAQAQGISFHALSGDMKATVDPEGALSKLMQKGGDVTQLAKAVARIADENTVEWMREIIAQAQSSDAILFSGIASYVGLSVAEYLHIPAIGLGLWPMSPTRAFPSPLLPPWQMPGWLNLLSHHAINALMWWSFRKRINEARREVCGQMPRQQMWRDYLVLYGVSRYLIQQPVDWPEMWKICGAWFVDSGAWEPPAALAEFLNAGEAPIYVGFGSMGGFDREKLLTAIVQAIDGRRALFYPGWSGINPVELPGNFHVVGDTPHHWLFPRASMVIHHGGAGTSHTASRAGVPSVVIPFTGDQFFWADKLASAGIAPKYAHHTQINAQKLSSMIDFAAKPDVAGRAKVLGTAMAQEEGVACAVRYIERHMTKGV; encoded by the coding sequence ATGCGCTTGACTGTCGTCACATACGGAACCGAAGGGGATTCTCGCTCACTGGTCGGATTATGTCGTGGTTTGCTGGATGCAGGCCATGAAGTTCAGTTTTTGGCTGACCGATCCGCATTGGCGGCTGCGCAAGCGCAGGGAATTTCCTTCCATGCGTTGAGTGGCGATATGAAGGCAACGGTCGATCCCGAGGGAGCATTGTCGAAACTGATGCAGAAGGGCGGCGACGTTACGCAATTGGCCAAGGCAGTTGCACGTATTGCGGATGAGAATACGGTTGAATGGATGCGGGAAATTATCGCTCAAGCCCAATCTTCGGATGCGATCCTGTTTTCAGGCATTGCGAGTTATGTCGGGTTATCGGTAGCGGAATATTTGCATATCCCTGCTATTGGACTGGGTCTCTGGCCGATGTCACCGACCCGCGCATTTCCATCTCCGTTGCTGCCACCCTGGCAGATGCCTGGTTGGTTGAATCTGTTGAGTCATCATGCGATTAATGCGCTCATGTGGTGGTCATTCCGCAAACGAATAAATGAGGCGCGACGCGAGGTGTGCGGACAAATGCCGCGTCAGCAGATGTGGCGTGATTATCTGGTACTTTATGGCGTTTCTCGCTACCTTATACAGCAGCCAGTCGACTGGCCCGAGATGTGGAAAATATGCGGTGCATGGTTTGTCGATTCCGGAGCCTGGGAACCGCCAGCAGCTTTGGCTGAGTTTTTGAATGCCGGCGAGGCGCCTATTTATGTCGGCTTCGGCAGCATGGGTGGATTCGATCGGGAAAAACTTCTCACTGCGATTGTGCAAGCGATAGACGGAAGACGTGCATTGTTTTATCCGGGATGGAGCGGTATTAATCCTGTAGAGCTGCCGGGAAATTTTCATGTGGTTGGTGATACGCCGCATCATTGGCTGTTTCCTAGAGCCTCGATGGTGATTCATCATGGCGGTGCGGGTACATCGCATACCGCATCCCGTGCCGGAGTACCGTCAGTCGTTATCCCATTTACCGGAGATCAATTCTTTTGGGCTGATAAATTGGCTTCAGCCGGGATTGCACCAAAGTACGCGCACCATACCCAGATTAATGCGCAGAAACTTTCCAGTATGATCGACTTTGCGGCCAAACCCGACGTAGCCGGGCGCGCGAAAGTGCTGGGGACAGCGATGGCGCAGGAAGAGGGTGTTGCATGCGCAGTACGGTACATTGAAAGACACATGACCAAAGGGGTTTGA
- a CDS encoding type 1 glutamine amidotransferase domain-containing protein, translated as MMRKKILVVLTSVEKYPNLKRATGLWLAEAVHFVKKVEEAGYEVDYVSPAGGYTPIDPHSLAMADDTDWDWYHDKAFMNRLGATLKPIDINPNDYIAIYFSGGHGVIWDFPDNEALQSISRKIYENGGYVSSVCHGAAGLLNIKLSDGSLLVKGKKVTGFSNEEEKLAELDQYVPFLTETELIKRGAVYQKATEPWAVFAVQDERLISGQNPASGAAVAELLIKTLE; from the coding sequence ATGATGCGTAAAAAGATTCTTGTTGTTCTTACCAGCGTTGAGAAATATCCCAATTTGAAACGGGCTACGGGTTTGTGGCTTGCTGAGGCTGTTCATTTTGTCAAAAAAGTAGAAGAAGCGGGTTATGAAGTGGATTATGTCAGCCCGGCAGGGGGGTATACGCCGATTGATCCGCATAGCCTTGCGATGGCGGATGATACGGATTGGGATTGGTATCACGATAAAGCGTTCATGAACCGCCTCGGTGCAACACTGAAACCAATCGACATCAACCCGAATGATTATATTGCAATTTATTTTTCCGGGGGGCATGGTGTTATCTGGGATTTTCCGGACAATGAAGCATTGCAATCGATCAGTCGCAAAATTTATGAGAATGGGGGTTATGTGTCATCGGTTTGCCATGGTGCAGCGGGTTTGTTGAATATCAAACTTTCTGATGGCAGCTTGCTCGTGAAAGGGAAGAAAGTCACCGGTTTTTCAAACGAAGAGGAAAAGCTTGCCGAACTGGATCAATATGTGCCCTTTCTGACCGAAACGGAATTGATCAAGCGCGGCGCGGTTTATCAGAAAGCGACTGAGCCCTGGGCGGTGTTTGCGGTGCAGGATGAAAGACTGATTAGCGGGCAGAATCCGGCTTCTGGTGCTGCTGTAGCCGAGTTGTTGATAAAGACTTTGGAGTGA